From a region of the Vanrija pseudolonga chromosome 2, complete sequence genome:
- the HNM1_4 gene encoding Choline transport protein: MASSDEHLHADVHDEKAADAAKATARHTARVHSVVENEVHLERNFSFLASLGLAFTLLNSWTGGNVRFRRDRDPDIRGVSNKLTRPPLCRSGSLSLVLPSGGSVSMVWGLLVSAVGTMLMCVSLAEICHFLPLSGGQYDWAYILAPESNRNSLAFFTGWMATAGWVALAATAAALGSTFVTGIISLWHPSYSAQAWQGFLIYIGILLQSFVLNIFSVRLLPHIDKFAGLWSMVGIVTVIIVCLVCSRGDYQPAKAVFAQWTNETGWPNGMAFIMGLLQSVFGLTGFDAATHMIEEMPAPKKNAPQVMVSAVIMGTVTSWLFMIVLLFCLTSFDDVLNSGATTGPLLTIYYQATRSRVGATCLIMFNLMAFVFVQQVLITVSSRMLLTLARDRGVGQLSRFLAPVHPTLKVPVWSIIFCTFWVVVFGLINLGSAVALNAILSSSVVLLQISYFVPILLACLRGEKAFQGYDRDARWNLGRWRRPINALALVFLAVTTICFMFPPIIPVNSGSEMNWVVLVVGIVFIMCGVTWLVDGRKRFQGPSELEERLAESLAS, translated from the exons atggcctcgagcgacgAACACCTCCACGCCGACGTGCACGACGAgaaggcggccgacgcggccaaggcgaccgcgcgccacacggcgcgcgtgcaCTCTGTCGTCGAGAACGAGGTGCACCTCGAGCGCAACTTTTCCTTCCTTGCCAGCCTGGGACTGGCGTTCACGCTGCTGAATAGCTGGACTGGTgg CAATGTACGTTTTCGCCGGGACAGAGATCCGGACATCCGGGGCGTAAGCAACAAGCTCACACGACCGCCGTTGTGCAGGTCTGGCTC cctctcgctcgtgctccccTCTGGCGGCTCCGTGTCCATGGTCTGGGGCCTGCTCGTGTCCGCCGTCGGCACGATGCTCATGTGTGTCTCACT CGCCGAGATCTGCCACTTCCTCCCTCTCTCCGGCGGGCAGTACGACTGGGCAT ACATCCTCGCGCCCGAGAGTAACCGTAACAGCCTGGCCTTCTTCACCGGCTGGATGGCGACCGCGGGCtgggtcgcgctcgccgccacggccgccgcgctcggcagcaCCTTCGTGACCGGCATCATCTCGCTCTGGCACCCGAGCTACTCGGCGCAGGCGTGGCAGGGGTTCCTGATCTACATTGGCATCCTGCTGCAGTCGTTCGTGCTGAACATCTTCAGCGTGCGCCTCCTGCCGCACATTGACAAGTTTGCTGGCCTGTGGAGCATGGTCGGCATCGTGACGGTCATCATCGTGTGCCTCGTGTGCTCGCGCGGCGACTACCAgcccgccaaggccgtctTTGCACAGTGGACAAACGAGACGGGCTGGCCGAACGGCATGGCCTTCATCATGGGCCTGCTGCAGTCTGTGTTTGGGCTCACTGGGttcgacgccgcgacgcacATGATCGAGGAGATGCCCGCCCCCAAGAAGAACGCGCCGCAGGTCATGGTGTCGGCTGTTATCATGGGCACGGTCACCTCGTGGCTGTTCATGATCGTACTGCTGTTCTGCCTGACGTCGTTTGACGACGTGCTCAACtcgggcgcgacgaccggGCCGCTGCTCACAATCTACTACCAGGCTACGCGcagccgcgtcggcgcgacctGCCTGATCATGTTCAACCTCATGGCGTTTGTCTTTGTCCAGCAGGTGCTCATCACGGTCAGCTCGCGCATgctgctcacgctcgcgcgtGACCGCGGCGTGGGCCAGCTGTCCCGCTTCCTCGCGCCAGTGCACCCGACGCTCAAGGTCCCCGTGTGGTCCATCATCTTCTGCACCTTCtgggtcgtcgtcttcgggctcatcaacctcggctcggcggtcgcgctcaacgccatcctgtcgagctcggtggtgctgctgcagatCTCGTACTTTGTGCCCATCTTGCTTGCGTGCCTGCGTGGCGAGAAAGCCTTCCAGGGGtacgaccgcgacgcgcgctggaacctcggccgctggcgccgcccgatcaacgccctcgccctcgtcttcctcgccgtcaccaccatcTGCTTCATGTTCCCGCCCATCATCCCCGTCAACTCGGGCAGCGAGATGAACtgggtcgtcctcgtcgtcgggatCGTGTTCATCATGTGCGGCGTGACGTGGCTCGTTGACGGGCGTAAGCGCTTCCAGGGCCCAagcgagcttgaggagcgcctcgccgagtcACTCGCGTCGTAG
- the HNM1_4 gene encoding Choline transport protein has product MASSDEHLHADVHDEKAADAAKATARHTARVHSVVENEVHLERNFSFLASLGLAFTLLNSWTGGLSLVLPSGGSVSMVWGLLVSAVGTMLMCVSLAEICHFLPLSGGQYDWAYILAPESNRNSLAFFTGWMATAGWVALAATAAALGSTFVTGIISLWHPSYSAQAWQGFLIYIGILLQSFVLNIFSVRLLPHIDKFAGLWSMVGIVTVIIVCLVCSRGDYQPAKAVFAQWTNETGWPNGMAFIMGLLQSVFGLTGFDAATHMIEEMPAPKKNAPQVMVSAVIMGTVTSWLFMIVLLFCLTSFDDVLNSGATTGPLLTIYYQATRSRVGATCLIMFNLMAFVFVQQVLITVSSRMLLTLARDRGVGQLSRFLAPVHPTLKVPVWSIIFCTFWVVVFGLINLGSAVALNAILSSSVVLLQISYFVPILLACLRGEKAFQGYDRDARWNLGRWRRPINALALVFLAVTTICFMFPPIIPVNSGSEMNWVVLVVGIVFIMCGVTWLVDGRKRFQGPSELEERLAESLAS; this is encoded by the exons atggcctcgagcgacgAACACCTCCACGCCGACGTGCACGACGAgaaggcggccgacgcggccaaggcgaccgcgcgccacacggcgcgcgtgcaCTCTGTCGTCGAGAACGAGGTGCACCTCGAGCGCAACTTTTCCTTCCTTGCCAGCCTGGGACTGGCGTTCACGCTGCTGAATAGCTGGACTGGTgg cctctcgctcgtgctccccTCTGGCGGCTCCGTGTCCATGGTCTGGGGCCTGCTCGTGTCCGCCGTCGGCACGATGCTCATGTGTGTCTCACT CGCCGAGATCTGCCACTTCCTCCCTCTCTCCGGCGGGCAGTACGACTGGGCAT ACATCCTCGCGCCCGAGAGTAACCGTAACAGCCTGGCCTTCTTCACCGGCTGGATGGCGACCGCGGGCtgggtcgcgctcgccgccacggccgccgcgctcggcagcaCCTTCGTGACCGGCATCATCTCGCTCTGGCACCCGAGCTACTCGGCGCAGGCGTGGCAGGGGTTCCTGATCTACATTGGCATCCTGCTGCAGTCGTTCGTGCTGAACATCTTCAGCGTGCGCCTCCTGCCGCACATTGACAAGTTTGCTGGCCTGTGGAGCATGGTCGGCATCGTGACGGTCATCATCGTGTGCCTCGTGTGCTCGCGCGGCGACTACCAgcccgccaaggccgtctTTGCACAGTGGACAAACGAGACGGGCTGGCCGAACGGCATGGCCTTCATCATGGGCCTGCTGCAGTCTGTGTTTGGGCTCACTGGGttcgacgccgcgacgcacATGATCGAGGAGATGCCCGCCCCCAAGAAGAACGCGCCGCAGGTCATGGTGTCGGCTGTTATCATGGGCACGGTCACCTCGTGGCTGTTCATGATCGTACTGCTGTTCTGCCTGACGTCGTTTGACGACGTGCTCAACtcgggcgcgacgaccggGCCGCTGCTCACAATCTACTACCAGGCTACGCGcagccgcgtcggcgcgacctGCCTGATCATGTTCAACCTCATGGCGTTTGTCTTTGTCCAGCAGGTGCTCATCACGGTCAGCTCGCGCATgctgctcacgctcgcgcgtGACCGCGGCGTGGGCCAGCTGTCCCGCTTCCTCGCGCCAGTGCACCCGACGCTCAAGGTCCCCGTGTGGTCCATCATCTTCTGCACCTTCtgggtcgtcgtcttcgggctcatcaacctcggctcggcggtcgcgctcaacgccatcctgtcgagctcggtggtgctgctgcagatCTCGTACTTTGTGCCCATCTTGCTTGCGTGCCTGCGTGGCGAGAAAGCCTTCCAGGGGtacgaccgcgacgcgcgctggaacctcggccgctggcgccgcccgatcaacgccctcgccctcgtcttcctcgccgtcaccaccatcTGCTTCATGTTCCCGCCCATCATCCCCGTCAACTCGGGCAGCGAGATGAACtgggtcgtcctcgtcgtcgggatCGTGTTCATCATGTGCGGCGTGACGTGGCTCGTTGACGGGCGTAAGCGCTTCCAGGGCCCAagcgagcttgaggagcgcctcgccgagtcACTCGCGTCGTAG
- the EFM6 gene encoding Protein-lysine N-methyltransferase EFM6, translating into MTVITATIPSASVPEDKQRAARARTGSVSSTDSNAALPSFEALAPPRPPTTTHEEEVAIAVPGAADVRLKVDAGPGCGGIAWPAGEVLTRYIAHRHARAPEHLRGKTVLELGSGTGLVGLAAAMLEPEADVWVTDQDILLDLMRQNAELNLPGAGNIHVEELSWGEDLPAAIPTASVDVILAADCVYFEPAFPLLVKTLCDLAPLGKDIEILFCYKKRRKADKRFFALLKKHFDSIVVEDDKEGEREKYNREGVMLWRLRRRR; encoded by the exons ATGACCGTCATCACAGCGACAAtaccgagcgcgagcgtccCGGAGGAcaagcagcgcgcggcgcgcgcacgcaccggctcggtgtcgtcgaccgactCCAACGCCGCCCTGCCGTCcttcgaggcgctcgcgcccccgcgccccccgacgacgacgcacgagGAAGAGGTCGCGATCGCTGTCCCCGGGGCGGCGGACGTGCGCctcaaggtcgacgccgggccgGGGTGCGGCGGCATCGCATGGCCTGCTggcgag GTCCTCACACGGTACATTGCGCACCGGCACGCGCGGGCGCCAGAACACCTGCGCGGCAAGacggtgctcgagctcggctcggggaccgggctcgtcggcctcgcggctgCGATGCTCGAGCCTGAAGCCGACGTCTGGGTGACTGACCAGGA catcctcctcgacctcatgCGCCAGAACGCAGAGCTCAACCTCCCTGGAGCGGGTAATATCCATGTTGAGGAGCTGAGCTGGGGCGAGGACTTGCCGGCTGCCATTCCTACTGCCAGCGTCGACGTGATCCTCGCCGCGGACTGTGTCTACTTTGAG CCCGCGttccccctcctcgtcaagaCCCTCTGCGACCTCGCCCCTCTCGGCAAGGACATTGAGATCCTCTTCTGCTACAAGAAGCGGAGAAAG GCCGACAAGCGCTTCTTCGCACTCCTCAAGAAGCACTTTGACTCGATCGTCGTCGAAGACGACAAGGAAGGCGAGCGGGAAAAGTACAATCGCGAGGGGGTCATGTTGTGGCGCCTTCGTCGGAGGCGCTAG
- the THO3 gene encoding THO complex subunit 3, with protein MSASVKAKEKEHPEYYEKGFFRYDVLPQNSFSARGLDAPKFGDRVREVRGSPSLIRALAWNCDGRKVASGSEFGGLRIHDVVPVPRAADGTPTPHAVEVRDRPVLLPSMGKSPHHGHVATLAWSPKDPRILVSGCKSTSGGVVCVWDIGTPSAPVATFKILGDVLHVAFHPSGRQFAAVCPRSTRDEVFFYWLVERDGSEKWEQRIDIVMGGAGIDIGVEEVNALRFWPGGDAVLAVSNDGSLNSWKYPVEERPPLVDERPKKRSRVASPVTRQPSPDTPDPEAKAERATPEDDREGEGEGEGEGEDGRATPAPADAPQEAEGDAAVDPEAAEETEAKGEPTGDADEAKADSADSADTDGDVKMGSASPTKANGTAPPTPADTPAPTAPPTAAPSRQPTPAPATPATPAADDKAVADEKAAKEAAAKAAAAAELERRKHRQLDKGFRQVIHVSSLLALAVDPLGRFFALGGNDARVSLIDTVDWIVQRTFDEPVGAIRQAAFSPDGEFLAVGGDDPNIYVLSVFARTVVKKIPVTPTVNALAWHPTRNVLAWSTNHKPGTTWYYLSQE; from the exons atgagcgcgagcgtcaaggccaaggagaaggaaCACCCGGAATACTACGAGAAGGGCTTCTTCCGGTACGATGTGCTACCGCAAAACAGCTTTTCCGCGCGTGGCTTGGAC GCGCCAAAGTTTGGAGAtcgcgtgcgcgaggtgcgcgggAGCCCCAGCCTGATCCGCGCGCTGGCGTGGAACTGCGACGGTCGCAAGGTGGCGTCGGGGTCCGAGTTTGGCGGACTGAGGATACACGACGTCGTGCCGGTGCCACGGGCTGCAgacggcacgccgacgccgcatGCCGTCGAAGTGCGCGACAGGCCGGTCCTGTTACCATCGATGGGCAAGTCGCCGCACCACGGTCATGTCGCCACACTCGCCTGGTCGCCAAAGGACCCGCGCATCCTCGTCTCGGGGTGCaagagcacgagcggcggcgtcgtgtgCGTGTGGGACATTGGCACGCCTTCGGCTCCCGTCGCGACGTTCAAGATCTTGGGCGACGTGCTGCACGTCGCGTTCCACCCATCTGGACGGCAGTTTGCGGCTGTCTGCCCTCGCTccacgcgcgacgaggtcttCTTCTATTGGCTTGTTGAGCGAGACGGCAGCGAGAAGTGGGAGCAGCGGATCGACATTGtcatgggcggcgcggggatCGAcattggcgtcgaggag gtCAATGCACTGAGGTTTTGGCCTGGCGGTGACGCAGTCTTGGCTGTGTCAAACGACGGGTCGCTCAACTCGTGGAAGTATCCCGTGGAGGAGCGGCCTCCGCTCGTGGACGAGCGTCCGAAGAAGAGAAGCCGTGTGGCGTCGCCTGTGACGAGACAGCCGTCACCGGATACGCCAGAtcccgaggccaaggcggagcgcgcgacACCGGAGGACgaccgcgagggcgagggcgagggcgagggcgagggcgaggatggaAGAGCGACCCCAGCGCCTGCCGATGCGCCACAGGAGGCAGAGGGTGACGCTGCGGTGGACCCCGAGGCAGCAGAAGAGACCGAGGCAAAGGGGGAGCCCACgggtgacgccgacgaggcaaAGGCCGACTCCGCCGACtccgccgacaccgacggcgacgtcaaGATGGGCTCAGCGTCGCCCACCAAGGCgaacggcacggcgccgccaacaccagccgacacgcccgccccGACAGCCCCGCCGACCGCCGCACCGAGCAGACAGCCGACACCGGCGCCCGCGACCCCCGCGACCCCCGCGGCAGACGACAAAGCCGTGGCGGACGAaaaggccgccaaggaggcggcggccaaggccgctgcggctgccgagctcgagcgccgcaagCACCGCCAGCTGGACAAGGGCTTCCGGCAGGTGATCCACGTGTCGAGTTTGCTGGCGTTGGCGGTGGACCCGTTGGGCCG ctTTTTTGCCCTCGGAGGCAACGACGCCCGCGTCAGCCTcatcgacacggtcgacTGGATCGTGCAGCGCACCTTTGACGAGCCGGTCGGCGCGATCAGACAGGCGGCGTTCTCGCCCGACGGCGAGTTCCTggccgtgggcggcgacgacccgAACATCTACGTGCTGTCCGTGTTTGCGCGGACCGTCGTCAAGAAGATTCCCGTCACGCCGACTGTCAACGCGCTTGCATGGCACCCGACGCGCAACGTGCTGGCGTGGAGCACCAACCACAAGCCCGGCACGACGTGGTACTATCTGAGCCAGGAGTAG
- the Ak3 gene encoding GTP:AMP phosphotransferase AK3, mitochondrial, with translation MSLRAPIAALRRAPRAVSSLHALRFAPRAAALSTSAIRRDEKLVESVMATARQNVQDGKRAPTAHDGEQGVRLLMFGKPGSGKGTLSAKLVEAYDIAFISTGDLLRQEIAAKSDVGKKAEEIVRTGGLVSDELMLEMVVGELEHHHGQSWIIDGFPRTLKQGQLLNEVLQKQVRRARPSSRRQLTPQRRPFNMVVNLNVPDAVIMQRIAARWVHLPSGRVYNDTYSAPKVPGKDDVTGEPLSKRPDDTPEVFSKRLQSYYKQTAPLLEFFAHEYPDVLHSLTGSSSDQLWPLLRKLVDKAGMEPRFEHVRKQADDLADTAHVPLDDGKVAHVGHDGNGSAR, from the exons ATGTCCCTCCGAGCCCCCATCGCAGctctgcggcgcgcgccgcgcgccgtttCATCGCTCCATGCGCTTCGCtttgcgccgcgcgccgcggcgctgtcAACCTCGGCGATCCGGCGCGAtgagaagctcgtcgagagcGTTATGGCGACCGCGCGCCAGAACGTCCAGGACGGAAAGCGCGCCCCGACGGcccacgacggcgagcagggaGTCCGTCTGCTCATGTTTGGAAAGCCCGGTTCTGGCAAG GGGACGTTGAGCGCAAA ACTCGTCGAGGCCTACGACATTGCCTTCATTTCCACTGGCGACCTGCTGCGCCAGGAGATCGCAGCCAAGAGCGACGtcggcaagaaggccgaggagattgtGCGCACCGGCG GCCTCGTATCCGACGAGCTCATGCTCGAGatggtcgtcggcgagctcgagcaccaccacggccag AGCTGGATCATCGACGGCTTCCCCCGCACACTCAAGCAGGGACAGCTCCTCAACGAGGTCCTCCAGAAACAGGTACGCCGTGCACGGCCGTCCAGCCGGcgccagctgacgccccagcgccgccccTTCAACATGGTCGTCAACTTGAACGTCCCTGACGCGGTCATCATGCAGCGCATTGCAG CCCGCTGGGTCCACCTGCCCTCTGGCCGCGTCTACAACGACACGTACTCGGCGCCCAAGGTGCCCGGCAAGGACGACGTGACGGGCGAGCCGCTCAGCAAGCGCCCAGACGACACGCCCGAGGTCTTCTCCAAGCGTCTGCAGTCGTACTACAAGCagacggcgccgctgctcgag TTCTTCGCACACGAGTACCCCGACGTCCTGCACTCGCTCACCGGATCCTCGTCGGACCAGTTATGGCCCCTGctgcgcaagctcgtcgacaaggccggcATGGAACCCCGCTTCGAGCACGTCCGCAAGCAGGCCGACGATCTGGCGGATACCGCCCATGTtccgctcgacgacggcaaggttGCTCACGTCGGCCATGACGGCAATGGCTCGGCGAGGTAG